A single Pseudomonas sp. HN11 DNA region contains:
- a CDS encoding methyl-accepting chemotaxis protein: MAKMQDKLRDTLQRIAGSATQLASAAEELNAVTDESARGLTQQNNEIEQAATAVNEMTSAVEEVARNAVSTSEASRNATTSAGDGRDLVQETVSAIERMSGDVQATATLIGDLANESRDIGKVLDVIRGLADQTNLLALNAAIEAARAGEAGRGFAVVADEVRALAHRTQQSTSEIERMIGSIQAGTEHAVDSMRNSTERAESTLNIAKGAGMSLDTINTAIVEINERNLVIASAAEEQAQVAREVDRNLVNIRDLSVQSATGASQTSAASSELSRLAVDLNGMVGRFRL, translated from the coding sequence ATGGCCAAGATGCAGGACAAACTGCGTGACACCCTGCAACGCATCGCCGGGTCCGCGACGCAGCTGGCGTCTGCTGCCGAGGAACTGAACGCCGTCACCGACGAAAGCGCCCGTGGCCTGACCCAGCAAAACAACGAAATCGAACAAGCCGCCACGGCGGTGAATGAGATGACCAGTGCGGTCGAAGAAGTCGCCCGCAACGCGGTCAGCACCTCCGAAGCTTCGCGCAACGCCACCACTTCCGCCGGTGATGGCCGTGACTTGGTACAGGAAACCGTCAGCGCCATCGAACGCATGAGCGGCGACGTGCAGGCCACGGCCACCCTGATTGGTGACCTGGCCAATGAGTCGCGCGACATCGGTAAAGTGCTGGACGTGATTCGCGGCCTGGCTGACCAGACCAACCTGCTGGCCCTGAACGCCGCGATTGAAGCGGCGCGTGCCGGTGAAGCCGGTCGCGGCTTTGCGGTGGTGGCCGATGAAGTGCGGGCCCTCGCTCATCGCACCCAGCAGTCGACCAGCGAAATCGAGCGGATGATCGGCAGTATCCAGGCCGGCACTGAACATGCGGTGGATTCAATGCGTAACAGCACTGAACGCGCGGAATCGACGCTGAACATCGCCAAAGGCGCGGGGATGTCGCTGGATACCATCAATACGGCGATTGTCGAAATCAACGAACGCAACCTGGTGATCGCCAGCGCGGCGGAAGAGCAGGCCCAGGTGGCACGGGAAGTGGACCGTAACCTGGTGAATATCCGCGATCTGTCGGTGCAATCGGCGACTGGCGCCAGCCAGACCAGTGCCGCGAGCAGTGAGCTGTCGCGCCTGGCGGTGGATTTGAATGGGATGGTCGGGCGCTTCCGCCTCTAA